A genome region from Fusarium musae strain F31 chromosome 5, whole genome shotgun sequence includes the following:
- a CDS encoding hypothetical protein (EggNog:ENOG41), whose protein sequence is MAEAVGLVVSIIAIVELSAKIGKLCVQYSTEAGNARADISRLENRLKDLNVCLEAAQRLLGDPKNTALATSRSLVDSLNACKRELSEVQDKLDPGSARKAMRRFGLRALKWPFDSKEIGTVISNLEHYKQTVTLCLQVDQTTILLDMSQRVEGLSLQEQSTTSVARPPCFNIPFDRDQDFVARPDMTAWLRDKYSSSTGRMALVGMGGFGKSQVAINLAYSIHDEDPNVNVFWVHASSKPRLEEAYRAIAQRMKLPKRDEPTTDILALVRDWLQNDESGSWLMIVDNADDVNLFYPKGTDERPLASFLPKAQHGTILVTSRSLDVAERLTGSRKNIFQVSTMDEAQGLHLIRNKLAVEFEHDATVKLLQALDYIPLAITQAAAYINRRSPRESVETYLKSFQESDQKRKSLLEVDLGDLRRDETVSNSVITTWQVTFEKIRHEKPSAANLLSFMSLFDHKGIPEFALHYYNGKLKHWKDKAFGFEDDLDVLRSYSLVYVTTNRDFFELHATVQACTRVWTSSSGKLLRLKSLFIYSMGHIFDPFKFENWPTCQVLLPHLESVIQEELLTEDVEPWAELLYRYSEYMLETGKHKAAEEVGKKVIARGLPSLGEGHMMMYKCLSMLATAYMRQKNLDEGAKIRLQLVNNSERFWGEEHELAISRYWKGQKGSGETDIQTFS, encoded by the exons ATGGCCGAGGCCGTAGGACTTGTCGTGAGTATTATCGCCATCGTCGAACTCTCCGCCAAAATCGGGAAACTCTGCGTCCAGTACTCGACCGAGGCAGGAAATGCGAGGGCTGACATTAGCCGACTCGAGAACAGGCTGAAGGACCTGAATGTATGCCTCGAAGCGGCCCAGCGACTCCTCGGCGATCCGAAAAATACGGCGCTTGCGACATCGCGATCGCTAGTTGATTCATTAAATGCCTGCAAAAGAGAGCTATCAGAGGTGCAGGACAAGCTCGACCCTGGGAGCGCGCGGAAGGCCATGCGTCGATTTGGTCTCCGCGCGCTCAAATGGCCGTTCGATAGCAAGGAAATCGGTACAGTTATATCAAATCTTGAGCACTACAAGCAGACAGTCACGTTATGCCTACAAGTTGACCAAAC GACAATTCTGCTCGACATGTCGCAAAGGGTGGAGGGTTTATCGCTACAAGAACAGAGCACGACGTCAGTAGCACGCCCACCATGTTTCAATATCCCATTTGATCGAGATCAAGACTTCGTCGCACGTCCTGATATGACGGCGTGGCTCAGAGACAAGTACAGCAGTTCTACAGGTCGCATGGCTCTTGTAGGCATGGGAGGGTTTGG GAAATCGCAGGTTGCCATCAACCTTGCCTATTCTATTCACGACGAGGATCCCAACGTCAATGTATTCTGGGTCCATGCAAGTTCAAAACCGAGATTAGAAGAAGCCTACCGCGCGATAGCACAGAGGATGAAATTACCCAAGCGTGACGAGCCAACCACGGACATCCTTGCTCTTGTTCGCGACTGGTTACAGAACGATGAATCTGGTTCTTGGCTGATGATTGTCGATAATGCCGACGACGTCAACCTCTTCTACCCCAAAGGCACCGATGAGCGCCCCCTAGCGTCTTTCTTACCCAAGGCTCAGCATGGCACCATCCTCGTCACCTCTCGCAGTCTTGATGTTGCGGAGAGGCTGACAGGTAGTCGGAAGAACATTTTCCAGGTGTCTACCATGGACGAGGCTCAAGGCCTGCATCTTATCAGAAACAAGCTTGCCGTTGAATTTGAGCATGATGCTACTGTTAAGCTCCTTCAGGCTTTGGATTACATTCCTCTCGCAATCACGCAAGCTGCAGCCTACATCAACCGTCGTTCACCCCGCGAATCTGTTGAAACCTACTTGAAATCATTCCAAGAGAGTGatcagaagaggaaaagcCTTCTAGAGGTCGACCTTGGTGATCTCCGTAGAGACGAGACCGTTTCGAATTCGGTGATCACAACATGGCAAGTTACATTCGAGAAGATCCGTCACGAAAAGCCGTCTGCAGCCAATCTCTTGTCATTCATGAGTCTTTTTGATCACAAAGGCATTCCAGAGTTCGCACTTCACTACTACAACGGGAAGCTTAAGCATTGGAAAGACAAAGCGTTCGGGTTCGAAGACGATCTTGACGTGCTTCGCAGCTATTCTCTCGTTTATGTGACTACCAATCGAGACTTTTTCGAATTGCACGCTACGGTACAGGCCTGCACCAGAGTTTGGACATCATCTTCGGGTAAACTGCTACGATTGAAGAGTCTGTTCATATACTCAATGGGTCACATTTTCGATCCCTTCAAGTTTGAGAACTGGCCTACTTGCCAGGTGCTGCTGCCACACTTAGAGTCTGTGATACAGGAGGAGCTACTAACGGAAGATGTTGAACCGTGGGCAGAGTTACTGTATCGGTATTCAGAATATATGCTTGAAACTGGTAAGCACAAAGCAGCAGAAGAGGTTGGCAAAAAAGTAATCGCGAGAGGTTTGCCAAGTCTTGGGGAAGGGCATATGATGATGTATAAGTGTTTGAGTATGTTAGCTACGGCCTATATGAGGCAAAAGAATTTGGACGAAGGTGCAAAGATTCGACTTCAGCTGGTCAACAACAGCGAGAGGTTCTGGGGAGAGGAGCACGAGTTGGCCATCAGCA GATACTGGAAAGGTCAAAAGGGATCGGGAGAGACAGACATCCAGACGTTCTCATAG
- a CDS encoding hypothetical protein (EggNog:ENOG41) produces the protein MGLDEFFTKAVRDRKFQAAALEVASTCASAAPVIKIVQAANKISKVGDVIQHANDFLSSASQTIKGAQSILPQMHIMGQSLVDSTRLFHQFSIVATTLGMGANVIQTYQGVQALNLIAAKLGEISTSLEAQAALTAQRDFPQYVFDMIRERLSQSSVDTERDHWFFLYHPDTDWYPKFFHLVEEKPLSPRFCGYTNQLDTVFMFMLAARERITKREMSKARRKQFCRPVQLHLIVPAYQTILIPEPIRIPDEIGDFVIEGRINSNRPFVWLNLPDEQQHYTFDVGMWSPPPPGIWEKTLAWMGLSEKPKISDTPRLLGVGEKIEMIEDEKREMTIQTIEEDGSMEVVKRAATESSLDLAAVNKHRSTPLHEGRRRRRSRRTESVA, from the coding sequence ATGGGCCTCGACGAATTCTTCACCAAAGCAGTCCGCGACAGAAAATTCCAAGCAGCAGCCCTCGAAGTGGCAAGCACATGCGCCTCTGCAGCGCCCGTCATCAAGATCGTCCAGGCTGCGAATAAGATCTCCAAGGTTGGAGACGTTATCCAACATGCCAACGATTTCCTCTCTAGCGCGTCGCAGACCATCAAAGGCGCGCAGAGTATTCTGCCGCAGATGCATATCATGGGCCAGTCGTTAGTTGATAGTACGAGATTGTTTCACCAGTTTAGTATTGTCGCTACCACGTTGGGCATGGGCGCGAATGTCATTCAGACGTATCAGGGTGTTCAGGCTTTGAACCTTATTGCGGCCAAGCTTGGAGAGATTTCGACGAGTCTTGAGGCCCAGGCGGCGCTTACGGCTCAGCGAGACTTTCCGCAATATGTTTTTGATATGATTCGAGAACGATTAAGTCAGTCCAGCGTCGACACCGAACGCGATCATTGGTTCTTTCTCTACCATCCCGACACAGATTGGTATCCCAAGTTCTTCCATCTCGTCGAGGAAAAGCCACTAAGCCCTCGGTTCTGCGGCTACACCAACCAGCTCGACACCGTTTTCATGTTCATGCTCGCAGCCCGAGAGCGCATCACTAAGCGAGAAATGTCAAAAGCACGACGAAAACAATTCTGTCGACCTGTGCAGCTTCACCTCATTGTGCCAGCCTACCAAACAATTCTCATTCCCGAGCCGATCCGAATACCCGACGAGATTGGCGATTTTGTCATCGAAGGACggatcaacagcaacagacCCTTTGTATGGCTCAATCTCCCGGACGAGCAACAACACTATACCTTTGATGTCGGAATGTGGAGTCCTCCCCCACCGGGAATATGGGAAAAGACTCTAGCTTGGATGGGTCTGTCAGAAAAGCCCAAGATCTCGGATACACCGCGACTTCTCGGTGTAGGAGAAAAGATTGAGAtgattgaggatgagaagagagagatgaCTATCCAGACtatcgaagaagatggctcTATGGAAGTTGTCAAGAGAGCTGCTACTGAGTCAAGTCTTGATTTGGCGGCAGTGAATAAACATCGATCTACACCATTGCATGAAGGTCGACGACGTCGACGATCACGAAGAACAGAGTCTGTTGCATGA
- a CDS encoding hypothetical protein (EggNog:ENOG41), which translates to MEHDRIWSHQRNVSPPDSPRSPNDGARPRSRKPPLHDRDFSNRTGGTVRGKNPSGLRVFGNLRNRRPPSTAPSETPPSVGSDAGSVTQFNPDSRSQSPASSATSLEQDCQPNGSGRLHAWSISPSPLSASPETYSESPSCSLPSESSDVHLLFEPKLASAIAEKSPAPSPMYTLSETSSEVEPNALNSFEQPRLAIGDTVIPDQKERIRDWLLSSHNPDVAPHGSSETSPDHHTKEEYSATETTCKDSCSSDVDNDSILPECDVQRPSKIRTMHIPMETDPRDFGPNSTTIASLPESILAMIMSFCIEPKDLLALIRSSPVFLQPFCKSRVAIVSPMIKHMRFRFGGDMPRSGLMAARLQNMQSKGVAMSSVRKASARRVVQSILSFSPKGPLLHPYYSLRQLRFITNTLDKAETVMSSYTGCAWESLKTVRKLRTSDTFEEPVLSRTERKRFMDAICLYYAYCTVFFSENAISADGDTVVWQSLLEEDGISSKITKRFYSIMTYLYVLYRGWIYMAIEKRYDDIPALEKHIEPLIEYLICGGPIVLQALQDKGASERYGFLLKLLNRCETNAAFCQKITFALDRGDKLLGPYLEITAGLTEEEVLTAEHFWDTATLYRVGYISKLRLNLPHQDRVNRVSLSYLSLI; encoded by the coding sequence ATGGAACATGACCGGATCTGGAGCCATCAGCGGAATGTTTCTCCGCCTGACAGCCCTCGAAGTCCCAATGATGGGGCCAGACCCAGGTCTCGCAAGCCGCCTCTTCATGACCGCGATTTCTCCAATCGAACGGGTGGGACGGTTCGTGGAAAGAATCCTTCCGGACTCCGCGTGTTCGGCAATCTTCGAAACCGTCGTCCACCGTCGACTGCACCATCCGAAACTCCACCGTCTGTGGGCAGTGATGCCGGGTCAGTTACTCAGTTCAATCCCGACTCTCGATCTCAAAGTCCCGCCTCTAGTGCTACAAGCTTGGAGCAGGATTGTCAGCCAAATGGGTCAGGAAGACTCCATGCGTGGAGCATATCACCTAGCCCTCTCTCGGCATCCCCGGAAACGTATTCAGAATCTCCATCCTGCTCCCTCCCATCAGAAAGTTCTGACGTCCATCTGCTGTTCGAGCCCAAGCTCGCTTCTGCTATTGCAGAAAAGAGTCCAGCCCCCTCTCCTATGTATACACTCTCTGAGACATCTTCTGAGGTGGAGCCGAACGCTCTTAACTCCTTTGAACAACCGCGTCTGGCGATCGGGGACACTGTTATTCCCGACCAAAAGGAACGCATTCGTGATTGGCTCCTGTCCTCTCACAATCCTGACGTGGCACCTCACGGATCCAGCGAAACCTCTCCAGACCATCACACTAAGGAAGAATATTCTGCAACCGAAACTACCTGCAAAGATAGCTGTAGCAGCGATGTAGACAATGACTCTATTCTGCCTGAGTGTGACGTCCAGAGGCCCTCGAAGATTCGTACAATGCACATACCTATGGAGACTGATCCTCGCGACTTTGGTCCCAACAGTACTACTATTGCAAGCTTACCAGAGAGCATTCTCGCCATGATCATGTCGTTCTGCATTGAGCCAAAGGACCTCCTTGCCTTGATCCGCTCGTCACCAGTCTTCCTTCAACCCTTCTGCAAGAGCCGCGTTGCCATAGTCAGCCCAATGATCAAACATATGAGATTTCGCTTCGGTGGTGATATGCCTCGCAGCGGTCTTATGGCAGCTCGGCTCCAAAATATGCAGTCGAAAGGCGTCGCCATGAGCTCAGTGCGTAAGGCCTCTGCTAGGAGAGTTGTTCAAtcaatcttgagcttctctccAAAGGGACCTTTGCTCCAtccttattatagtcttCGACAGCTCAGGTTCATCACAAATACCCTGGATAAAGCCGAGACCGTGATGTCAAGCTACACAGGTTGCGCATGGGAAAGTCTAAAGACAGTCCGCAAACTGAGAACGTCTGATACTTTTGAAGAGCCAGTGCTCTCTAGGACTGAAAGGAAACGATTCATGGATGCTATCTGTCTCTACTATGCCTATTGTACGGTTTTCTTCTCTGAAAATGCGATCTCAGCTGATGGTGACACTGTCGTGTGGCAGAGCCTCCTCGAAGAGGATGGCATATCAAGTAAAATTACCAAGCGATTCTACAGCATCATGACCTACCTGTATGTGTTGTATCGCGGTTGGATATATATGGCGATAGAGAAACGATATGATGATATTCCTGCTTTGGAAAAACACATCGAGCCGCTCATCGAATATCTTATATGTGGCGGGCCAATTGTTTTACAAGCGCTGCAAGACAAGGGAGCTTCCGAACGCTACGGCTTCCTCTTAAAACTGCTCAACCGCTGCGAGACAAACGCGGCATTTTGCCAGAAGATAACATTCGCGCTGGACAGAGGGGACAAACTGCTGGGGCCATATCTCGAGATAACGGCAGGCCTTACCGAGGAGGAGGTACTGACAGCAGAGCATTTCTGGGACACAGCTACTTTGTATCGTGTGGGGTACATATCAAAGCTCCGTCTCAATCTACCCCACCAGGATCGTGTAAATAGAGTCTCATTGAGCTACCTGAGCTTAATCTAG
- a CDS encoding hypothetical protein (EggNog:ENOG41), with translation MSQPYGAITNGESRAENGISAQSDETQALLTPKPGSRSWLRERLGSDVRRDWADVMLLACYIITGILDSASISTWGAFVSMQTVFIVAAACIVTWGPKGAGPDDTPWYVIVPIALVAFQSCGQAVASRALKFNALTSVVLTSIYCDLFSDAELFESIFVNAERNRRVAAPVLLLIGAIIGGLIAKSELGTSGALWVAAVLKITVMFGWAAWPAEEGS, from the exons atgtCTCAACCATACGGCGCAATCACCAACGGTGAGAGCAGAGCTGAAAACGGCATCTCCGCACAGAGCGATGAGACGCAGGCTCTGCTCACTCCGAAGCCAGGATCTAGATCTTGGTTGCGCGAGAGATTAGGTTCTGATGTCCGCCGAGATTGGGCTGATGTTATGCTTCTGGCGTGCTATATCATAACAGGCATTCTCGACAGTGCTTCCATATCAACATGGGGTGCCTTTGTATCTATGCAGACCG TCTTCATCGTTGCAGCTGCTTGTATCGTTACCTGGGGCCCTAAAGGCGCAGGCCCAGATGATACACCCTGGTACGTCATCGTACCAATAGCTCTCGTGGCGTTCCAAAGCTGCGGACAAGCAGTCGCGAGCCGTGCGCTCAAGTTCAACGCTTTGACTAGTGTTGTTCTCACAAGCATCTACTGCGACTTGTTCTCCGACGCGGAACTGTTTGAGAGCATTTTCGTCAATGCGGAGAGAAACAGGCGTGTCGCAGCACCGGtgctcctcctcatcggcgCTATAATTGGAGGACTCATTGCGAAGAGCGAGCTGGGGACTTCTGGTGCGCTGTGGGTAGCCGCTGTACTCAAGATTACTGTCATGTTTGGTTGGGCGGCGTGGCCTGCAGAAGAGGGGTCTTGA
- a CDS encoding hypothetical protein (EggNog:ENOG41), whose translation MHLPHLAYLAALLDICAGVPVEDSPRQRLLKGLGLPPNYRGVTGGKKVPFTPGHRDPIDKPVDSVGEELDPLPWRNGLGASVLGPWNEARSRQNPDLVRPPSTDHGNLANMRWSFADSHIRIEEGGWTRQTTIRELPTSVELAGVNMRLGEGVYRELHWHQEAEWAYVLDGEVRVTALDYEGGNFIDDLKKGDLWYFPSGVPHSLQGLSPNGTEFLLIFDNGHFSEESTFVLTDWLAHTPKSVIAKNFDLDPEVFARLPESEKYIFKGRTPGPIKDETPKGKKAKKSKYNFTHRMLDQEPLKTSGGQVRITDSKNFPISKTVAAAHAIIEPGAIREMHWHPSADEWSFFIKGRARVTIFASEGNARTFDYVPGDVGIVPKNMGHFVENIGDEPIEMLEIFRSDEFRDISLFKWMGETPKKQVIDTLFADDPKNAAKFWDRIKDADNDVITKPDFIRSKPEADEEL comes from the exons ATGCATCTCCCTCACCTTGCCTATCTCGCAGCCCTTTTAGACATCTGCGCGGGCGTCCCCGTAGAGGACAGTCCTCGACAGAGGCTCCTCAAAGGTCTGGGACTACCACCCAACTATCGCGGTGTGACGGGCGGCAAGAAAGTGCCGTTCACGCCGGGCCACAGAGACCCAATTGATAAGCCCGTCGACTCTGTCGGCGAAGAGCTCGATCCTCTGCCCTGGCGCAACGGTCTCGGAGCTTCTGTTTTAGGACCGTGGAATGAGGCGCGCTCGCGCCAGAATCCTGATCTCGTTAGACCACCTAGCACTGATCATGGAAATCTGGCCAACATGCGCTGGAGCTTTGCGGACTCGCATATTCGCATCGAG GAGGGCGGATGGACCCGCCAGACCACCATTCGCGAGCTGCCAACGAGTGTTGAGCTTGCGGGCGTGAATATGCGACTTGGTGAAGGCGTGTATCGCGAACTTCACTGGCATCAGGAGGCCGAGTGGGCCTACGTGCTGGACGGAGAAGTCCGAGTCACGGCTCTTGATTACGAAGGTGGAAACTTCATTGACGACTTGAAGAAGGGAGATTTATGG TACTTCCCCAGCGGAGTTCCTCACTCCCTGCAGGGTCTGAGCCCAAATGGAACGGAATTCCTTCTTATCTTTGACAACGGGCACTTTTCTGAGGAATCGACCTTTGTTCTCACAGATTGGCTAG CTCATACGCCAAAGTCTGTGATCGCCAAGAACTTTGACCTGGATCCTGAGGTCTTTGCTCGTCTTCCCGAGAGTGAGAAGTACATTTTCAAGGGTCGCACGCCCGGCCCCATCAAAGACGAAACTCCCAAGGGcaagaaagccaagaagtccaagtACAATTTCACCCACCGCATGCTCGACCAAGAGCCTCTCAAGACAAGTGGAGGCCAAGTCCGCATCACCGACTCCAAGAACTTCCCCATCTCCAAGACCGTGGCTGCAGCCCACGCCATCATCGAGCCCGGTGCCATTCGCGAGATGCACTGGCATCCCTCCGCTGATGAGTGgtcattcttcatcaagggACGCGCCCGCGTGACAATCTTTGCTTCTGAGGGTAATGCACGAACATTTGACTACGTTCCCGGTGATGTCGGCATCGTTCCCAAGAACATGGGACACTTTGTTGAGAACATTGGAGATGAACCCATTGAGATGCTGGAGATCTTTAGGTCTGATGAGTTTAGAGATATTTCGCTGTTTAAGTGGATGGGTGAGACGCCAAAGAAGCAGGTCATTGATACCCTGTTTGCGGATGATCCCAAGAACGCTGCCAAGTTCTGGGATAGAATCAAGGATGCGGATAATGATGTTATCACCAAGCCTGACTTTATTAGGTCTAAgcctgaagctgatgaggaaTTGTAA
- a CDS encoding hypothetical protein (CAZy:CBM67~CAZy:GH78), producing MALSISRVSFEHYASPLGIAETAPRISWRFDGDAHDWEQSSYDIQVTRSTSEKPNSFSCKSSDSLYQPWPDAPLEEAQPVSVRIRAHGRSKQPSTPWSDWVSVETGLFKKSWENVKPIASTIKINVTAPKRPVYFRKEFKLPDDIISARLYITALGIYEAEINGKRVGDSVLAPGWQSFHHRQVYDTYDVTKLLTPGSNAIGALVGEGWYAGRLGFAGGQRNIYGNSTGLLAQLHVKSKSGKTVKIVTDTTWKSSFGPATAGEIYDGDKYNATLETDIKGWSKPGFKGSSWNDTRLLPSPDGELVPAEQPPVRRVEEVKPQRFFKSASGKQLVDFGQNLVGWLRLNVDGPKNTTIRLRHAEVLEDGELALRPLRLAKAEDYLTLSGEGPIEWEPKFTFHGFRYAELYGWPEETSLDANSVRAIVVHTDLEETGYFNCSNSLLNKFHSNVRWSMKGNFLSIPTDCPQRDERLGWTGDAHAFGPTSNYLYDTSAFWKGWHKDIWSEMSQNQMVPPFYVPSIPWFLDRPPKPASVWGDVVVGNPWHIYQSFGDKALLQEHLPQAQNWIDTGISRNDVGLWNRSSFQFGDWLDPLSPPDDPGAATTDKYLVSDAYLVKMTETLSQITGALGNFKLTRKYQTQHSDLKREFQSAWAPDGKLANRTQTAYALSLAFDLLKDDKQKKAAADTLRDIIKNNDYLVGTGFSGTSQLGFALSDINSTDVFYRMLLQEKVPSWLYQVVMGGTTTWERWDSMLPNGTINPGEMTSFNHYSFGSVANWMHQYIGGIAPLEPGYKTVSIAPIPGGNLSHASATYVSQYGTISTDWTLSNGKFHLRIRVPPNTKAKVTLPGSQKTKTIGSGYHEFTV from the coding sequence ATGGCTCTGTCAATCTCTCGAGTCTCTTTTGAGCATTACGCCTCACCCCTGGGTATCGCAGAGACAGCACCAAGAATCTCATGGAGGTTTGACGGTGATGCTCACGATTGGGAACAGAGCTCTTACGACATCCAAGTCACTCGCAGCACCAGTGAAAAGCCCAACTCCTTCTCCTGCAAGTCCTCCGACTCTCTTTACCAGCCATGGCCCGATGCTCCACTCGAAGAAGCCCAACCCGTCTCCGTCAGGATCCGTGCTCATGGCCGCTCAAAGCAGCCCTCGACGCCCTGGTCTGATTGGGTCTCTGTCGAGACAGGACTATTCAAGAAGAGCTGGGAGAACGTGAAGCCCATCGCTTCAACGATCAAGATCAACGTCACCGCGCCCAAACGTCCTGTCTACTTCCGCAAGGAGTTCAAGCTTCCTGATGATATTATCTCGGCTAGGCTTTACATCACGGCCCTGGGCATCTACGAAGCAGAGATCAATGGGAAGCGGGTTGGCGACAGTGTCTTGGCCCCCGGCTGGCAGTCCTTCCACCATCGCCAAGTCTATGACACTTATGATGTGACCAAGCTCCTCACCCCAGGTTCGAATGCGATAGGCGCTCTTGTCGGTGAAGGCTGGTACGCTGGACGGTTGGGTTTCGCAGGCGGTCAACGAAACATCTACGGCAACTCTACTGGTCTTTTGGCACAGCTCCACGTCAAGTCCAAGAGCGGAAAGACAGTCAAGATCGTCACTGACACCACTTGGAAGTCCAGCTTTGGTCCTGCTACCGCCGGAGAGATCTATGATGGGGACAAATACAATGCAACTCTCGAAACCGATATCAAGGGATGGTCCAAGCCTGGCTTCAAGGGTTCTTCTTGGAACGATACTCGTCTTCTGCCCTCTCCGGATGGCGAGCTTGTTCCTGCTGAGCAGCCACCTGTGCGACGCGTTGAAGAGGTCAAGCCACAGCGTTTCTTCAAATCCGCTTCTGGAAAGCAACTTGTCGACTTTGGACAGAACCTTGTTGGCTGGCTGAGACTGAACGTTGATGGTCCCAAGAACACCACTATCCGACTGCGACACGCCGAGGTTCTGGAGGATGGTGAACTGGCTCTTCGACCTCTCCGACtagccaaggctgaggacTACCTTACCCTCAGTGGTGAAGGTCCTATCGAGTGGGAGCCCAAATTCACATTTCACGGCTTCCGCTATGCTGAACTTTATGGCTGGCCTGAAGAAACATCCCTGGACGCGAATAGCGTGAGGGCCATTGTTGTTCATACAGATCTGGAAGAAACAGGATACTTCAACTGCTCCAACTCGCTTCTCAACAAGTTCCACTCCAACGTCCGGTGGTCCATGAAGGGCAACTTCCTGAGCATTCCGACCGACTGCCCTCAACGAGATGAGCGACTTGGCTGGACGGGCGATGCACACGCTTTCGGCCCTACATCCAACTACCTATACGATACATCGGCCTTCTGGAAGGGCTGGCACAAGGATATCTGGTCTGAGATGTCCCAGAACCAGATGGTCCCGCCATTCTATGTCCCCTCAATACCTTGGTTTCTGGACAGACCTCCCAAACCAGCATCAGTATGGGGAGACGTGGTGGTGGGCAATCCATGGCACATTTACCAATCGTTCGGTGACAAGGCACTACTCCAGGAACACCTCCCTCAGGCTCAGAACTGGATTGATACAGGTATCTCTCGGAATGATGTTGGCCTCTGGAACCGAAGTAGCTTTCAGTTTGGTGACTGGCTCGACCCTCTTTCACCCCCCGATGACCCTGGCGCCGCAACGACAGACAAGTACTTGGTCTCGGATGCGTACTTGGTCAAGATGACCGAAACACTATCACAGATCACCGGAGCCCTTGGTAACTTCAAACTAACCAGGAAGTACCAAACCCAGCACTCTGATCTCAAGCGCGAGTTCCAGAGTGCCTGGGCACCCGACGGCAAATTAGCCAACCGAACTCAGACCGCCTACGCCTTATCGCTGGCTTTCGACCTTCTCAAGGATGATAAGCAGAAAAAAGCAGCCGCCGACACCCTGCGagacatcatcaagaacaacgacTATCTTGTTGGTACAGGCTTTTCAGGAACATCTCAACTTGGGTTTGCACTCTCAGACATCAACTCGACAGATGTCTTCTACCGCATGCTTCTTCAGGAGAAGGTTCCGTCTTGGTTGTACCAGGTTGTCATGGGCGGCACAACCACCTGGGAGCGATGGGATAGTATGCTGCCCAATGGCACTATTAACCCCGGTGAGATGACCAGCTTTAACCATTACTCTTTTGGGTCGGTTGCCAATTGGATGCATCAGTACATTGGAGGAATTGCACCTTTGGAGCCTGGGTACAAGACTGTTTCTATTGCGCCTATTCCTGGCGGCAATCTTTCCCATGCAAGTGCTACGTATGTTAGTCAGTATGGAACCATCTCAACGGATTGGACTCTGTCGAATGGGAAGTTTCATCTCAGGATCAGGGTTCCGCCGAACACAAAGGCCAAGGTTACGTTGCCGGGGTcacaaaagacaaagactATTGGATCGGGGTACCATGAGTTTACTGTTTGA
- a CDS encoding hypothetical protein (EggNog:ENOG41) produces the protein MYDKQCVCTNATVPKHSPDRVPEEMFSFRWARKPCGGYPYSLRAALFSVYYANESKKPVPHAATPQDATSPTETKPAKTVAQTPGRSVGEIIEGVETEVQLQLLILEGGVWEIIAWMGRVMTKLVPPRE, from the coding sequence ATGTACGACAAGCAATGTGTTTGCACGAACGCTACCGTGCCGAAACATTCTCCTGATCGCGTTCCAGAAGAAATGTTTTCTTTTCGATGGGCTAGGAAACCTTGTGGTGGATATCCGTATTCTCTTCGCGCTGCCCTTTTCAGCGTGTATTATGCGAATGAGTCTAAGAAGCCTGTACCTCATGCAGCTACGCCGCAAGATGCGACATCGCCTACCGAGACCAAACCTGCCAAGACCGTCGCACAGACTCCCGGGCGATCAGTTGGAGAGATCATAGAAGGTGTGGAGACGGAAGTTCAGCTCCAGTTGCTGATCCTTGAGGGAGGAGTTTGGGAGATTATTGCGTGGATGGGTCGCGTCATGACAAAACTGGTTCCGCCAAGGGAATga
- a CDS encoding hypothetical protein (EggNog:ENOG41), protein MPQIMALPALPSTTRVPRIEALLTRIPIPIVANTAVVKPALDQEIAHIAVVLGIHLNQIMLALAFANFSLGKAISTDIVVAVIAFLAVCVGTADYLVADVAFQIDLPCWKMGEVGEILCRAAMLLGFTFVLKQRLNFLERLACLEVAEDPGESSKSFFQKFRRSTIAVTVQTNKAPIQEAQGMDGHDQQRQVPLTLQAMG, encoded by the exons ATGCCTCAGATTATGGCTCTACCCGCTCTCCCTTCCACGACACGTGTTCCCCGCATCGAAGCACTTCTGACACGTATCCCAATCCCCATTGTTGCAAATACTGCAGTAGTAAAACCCGCCCTTGATCAAGAGATTGCACACATCGCAGTAGTACTTGGGATACACCTTAACCAAATTATGCTTGCCCTTGCCTTTGCAAACTTCTCCTTGGGCAAGGCAATCTCGACAGATATCGTAGTCGCCGTCATCGCATTTCTTGCAGTGTGCGTAGGGACCGCTGATTACCTGGTCGCAGATGTTGCATTCCAGATCGACCTCCCATGCTGGAAAATGGGCGAAGTCGGAGAAATCCTCTGCCGTGCGGCCATGCTTCTTGGCTTTACGTTTGTCTTAAAACAG CGTTTAAACTTCCTGGAAAGGCTGGCATGCCTGGAAGTGGCGGAAGATCCAGGGGAATCttccaagagcttcttccagAAGTTTCGACGTAGCACCATTGCTGTGACTGTTCAGACCAATAAGGCACCCATTCAGGAGGCGCAGGGCATGGATGGCCATGACCAGCAGCGCCAGGTGCCACTAACGTTGCAGGCAATGGGATAG